The Elaeis guineensis isolate ETL-2024a chromosome 3, EG11, whole genome shotgun sequence region TCGGCTCGCACGAATAAAAGACAGACGGAAGACGCCATTCAACCTCGCCATCGACTACTAGGACCATGTAAGGCTCTACGACGTACTCGGACTAAGCGACATGCTCCATCGAGTGGCACATGACGATGACGTCAACGACATACAGAGCTGCCTGATGCAGGGAGCAGCAGTAGATAGGAGGGACCAGAATGGGTGGATGGCACTCAATTGAACGACGTTCAAGAGACTGATCGAGGTGGTAAGAATGCTGATCGACGATGGAATGCAACTAGATACGATGGACTCAAAAAAATTTCTTTGGATAAAAATATTCGTGCCGTTGGAAGAGCTACTTTAGCCTCTTCACTTTCTATATAAGATGATAGCtagcaaatatattttttactttttttgctTTTGTTCGAtagtaaatatttaaaaaaataaaaaatattttttaaaaaaattaaaaattaaaaaaaaaaataaccaaaTGCACCTTTAGCAAGTGATGCAATAAAATAGATTTTGACACGAATGACCATATAAACTGAAAGGTTAGGAAATGAACAagcaatttattcctatacaatCCAGCGGCAGCCAGAAGAGGTCATAAAAATAACCACCAAGGAAAATAAAGTTCAAAGAGTTGCCTTACTACGGAATGGCAAATAGTCTGAAAATGGTAAAAAAAACAGTTTAAGTTCGAATACTTATTTGATGAACTTTAAATTGTAATCTAAACAACACGTAATGTGATGTTTCTTGCAGCAGAAACATCTTATACGCAAATTCAAAATTAATATATGGATATAAGCTTCTCAATGCAGGTTAAATAAAGGAAACAGGCCATTAGCAAAGGAGCAATAACTGACAATATCTAGATATAAAAAGCCGCTTTCCAAGGAAAACCTACTAACCCTGCAAGAAGCAGCAGCAATAAACAAATCATGCTATAAATTCCAGTATATAACCCATCCTGAAAATTGCGCAGATAATCTTGAGTGTCAAACACATACTGCAATTAATTAAGCCATAATTGTACTGCTTCATGTTTTTcaaatctttctaaatttttcatgcttacaaaaacaaaaaagaaagaaagaaagaaagaaagtataTGTGCACAAATTACAATGTATGACTAGATGAAATCACAAAAGTTTCAAATCTTTCTTCGCACGcaatattttttaaactttctaaaACCATTGTCAAAAAACTGAAAATATAAGATTAATACAAGATGCAAAGGTGTCAAGAAGCAACAAAAAAATCACAAGTTAGCCAGATTATGTAATATCTACCACCCTCTCTGCGGAGTACTTGTTTTCTAAATTATGGGCAAAAATGTTAAAATTTTCCCATACAACATATTCAATAAGCTTCATGGTATATCTAATATCTTGCCATGAATATAGAACCATAAAAGACAAGGCTTGCTTCATGGATGAACTTTTAACATGTAAAGAGCCATGTATAAAGATAGTCAGACTAAGTGGTCAACggaaaaaagaaataaacaaCTGTAAGTGGTTGGttgttttctttgtttttttccttttttccttctttGTTTTTTCCCAGAGAACTAGCATGGGAAGAAGCTTAGCACAAATCAGGTGAGTGCAGGATTCTGACCCACATCACTCATATTGAATACCCAGTGGCTTTAACAACTGAGCTAGTTGGTATCCTCATGATGTTCACAGTTTGAAACAATGCCCGGTGCCATCTGAATCGTAGTATGCTTACAATAAATTGTTCTGTATAGGAAAACTATAATTCAAAACTAGCAGAGTAGATGTTTTAGGTTCTACAGATATATGGTATCTTCCCTTGTTAGGGTCATGCAAACCAAACACCGTACTATTAATATCTTCAACTAAAACAGTGGGAAcagaatattttaatttcattcacCCTCCAAGTGTCAAGCAAGCTAAATCTAATCCATTTCCTTCATGGCACCTCTGAAGTTTTTAAGGATTTTGCTGTTCACTTGACGTACAAAGCTCCTGGGAAGGATTGGCATCAGATCTAATGTCAGAATCACCATCAGATGTTTCAGTAACCTTTTCTTCTTGCATCTCAGCATCGGTGTTTGTCGTATTTTCATCAGCCTCTGCATCAGTCATTTCTTCATCACCATCACCTGCCACAGTTTCAACTCCATTTGGGACTGGATCAGTTTGACCGCTGGGCACCTCGCTTGCCTTATCAGGTTCATCTGGTTTCTGGACCACTTCGGTGGGGTATGGGTCAGTGCACATGGTGAGGGTAGATGTCACCAGCAAATTCTGCATTAGAAAGAAGATGAGTACAGTCcagatttttaattaaataaatgaaTTTTAAGTGGGAAATTCAACAATAGTACAACATTAAACTACTCAGATAACAATATCACaagcattttattcaaataagaACAGATAATTTCTCATGCTCaaaatgattgaaaaaaaatGAGGGGGAAGTAGAATTTTGACACTCAGGTGAGGGCGAAAAGGGTAGAACAAGCAGGCCTTATGTTTCAGAAGGTAAACATGTGACATACTTGTAATATTGACACATCAAACATGCTGAGTATACAAAATTTAATTTCCATTTACAAGTTTGGGTATCATTCCAAGCCCATGTGTTCCAAGTGGCAAATAATACAGCACATTTCCTGCACCATGCCAGCTCAAGCGATATGAATGTGACTGCCATACCTAGGATGCTGGTAAATTACAAATGCAATCAAATTTTCATCAGAACACATGAGAAACTCCTAACTTCAAGCCCATGAATATTTTGTTCTTAAAAAACCAGTCAAGAACTCTATATCAAGAATATCTGAATCATAGTACATTCTCTAATTTTATGTTTCTGTAGCTCACTAAAATGCTTGTGAGATACAAACACAACAACACCTCTTCATTTGACATTATTAGTAGTGCAAAGGAAGTGATTGTCAAtaaacttttttttaaattttctgagCAAAGGGAGAGAACCCACACAAGGGAAGTAATCTAAGTCAAACACTTGGGGACGCACCACCCAAGACTCAAACCCACAACCTCTCCAAACCAGAGGGGTGACTCCTAGGAAATTAGCCAATTCAAGACTATCCATGAACATGAAACTGCTAAATCTATTTCAGCTGGCACAAATTCCATGAGTTACTGAAAAGttcagatttaaattaaaattgatatGTAAAGAAGGGATATGTTCAAATTTATCCAACAAATTAGCAAATGTTTACAAGTTACAAGCAGCTAGATGTACCTGTAGAGTCTATAAAGTACAAAATAAAAAACTTTTTCCAGAACTATTGTGCATGTATCAACCTGCCAAAAGAGCTTCTGTTTAACAAACCTTTTCCAAGGCCAATGCAAGCTTCGAGAGATTTGTATATGTGCCTTTTGGGTTCAGAAGAATCTgttcaaaaaaaatcaattataCAGGATGACAAATAACAAATGTTTGAAAAAATTGTTGCTGAGTACTTTTGGAGGATCACTTATTTAGGAATGCGAGTTATTGAAGAGAAAGTTAAAATCAGCATAAAGAGCATTAAAATAAGAAATGTTTCTCAAAAAGCAGAAAGAATCATGATAATTGAGGTCAGAAGTCAAATTACCTCGCAGAGTCTTTGCAGCGTAAATGGAGGACCTTCCACAAAACTTAATAGAGCTGCAAGCAAATGTTAAGAGCAGTCAAGACCCCAATAGGAAGCTAATATTATAAGGTGAATGTAGATGACTGGAATATCAGAATAAATACCATGATGCATCAAGATAAATCAACGATTGGCACTCGGCCAGCATATAGTGATTCATTATAATATTCAGACACAGGTTAAATAAGGGGTTTGATGAGCAAAGTGAAGATTGTAAAGTATGTAGACTTCAATATCTGATGGTATCCAGAAAATCTGTTTTCTGTGGTTTTAGAATATATCTTAGATGATATAAAGTCTTATTATATTACCAAGGACATATATTCAAGTGGTATGATAGTCATTCTAAGTACTCTATCTCCAAGAAGGATATGTATTTGATATAAGAGGTCCTAGGTCTAATGATCTTGTGAATTTAGCAGTAATGTGCCAAGGGTACATTTAAGACCTAGGCTAAGAACATTACAAAGAGAAAGGGGCCCCTTGTCCTAATCAGCCAATATGGTTTTACTACAAGTTGCTCAGTAAATCCCTGAATATAAGGCAGAGCACAAAAAGAGGCAGACTGCATTTTTAATGTTATATCGAATTTCAGAAGCATAATAAAACATTAAATTGGAAATGTAATCCAGGAGGCTGGGAGAAGCATGCAAGCATGTCACAAGATGAAGCAGAACAGTTCTATGCAAGGACCATATACCAGCTTTTAAGCTCTACCACAAAGTACACAACTTGttaatgaaatctaaaattcaatcttAAGCCTTAAATAGCTTCCACTACTTAAGAAGCTTCAAACGAACAGAGTTGAATAGGTTTCAAATGTATACACGTAATGTATGATCAAATGAAACCATTAACGATCACTTATTCCATGGTGATGATTTTTACAGTTTAAAGTGTGAAGTCCATTTGACTTCTTCCTTCCAATTACTGATGATGTGAGAACAACAAGAGATGGACTACAAATGCATAGGTGGACCTAGACAAGGGTTTAGGCCAAGAAATCACCTCGCTATCTTGTTGCAGAAAATGTTTAGGCCTTTAGATGAGATACAACAAAGAAAAGTTTCTAAAGAGAACTTGTACTTGGAAGTAGTCTTATAACTGAAATTTGGATCATATTTATATAGAAAATAAGAGTGAAGTAGGGTCTCTTTTCTTTCATAGCAAAACAAGAATAACATTAGCAAAGATTGAAGATAACTAAAGAGAGATCAAGAAAAGTGgggcaagagagagagaagggacatCCCTAGCTTAAGGAAATCCTTTCTGCTTTTTTTGATAAGATGGAAGTAATCATACAAGCCTAGTATGAATACAACCAAAAGGTCAGGAAAAAGAATATCACGAAAAGGTAAAGGGGCCATCTGGGTGTCAATCCACAGCACATTGTCCAATGCTCTGCAACAAAAGTAGCAACCTAGTCGGCAGCACTGTTCGCCTCTCAATAAACATATCAGATGTTCAAAGACGCACACTCCCCCCCCCACCGATGTCCAAATATCTTGCAGTAGCAGGTGCCCATAGGCCCCTCGAACCCGCCCCTGCATCCGACCCACAATAGTCGCCGAATCCGCCTCCACGACAATACGCCCCTGTCCAGATATCCCACTCGAGAACATAAATCTCAATTAGGACAAATCCTTTCTTTCTATGTAAAATGATTTTTTTGATCCAATCATAACAAAGCTT contains the following coding sequences:
- the LOC105042241 gene encoding uncharacterized protein isoform X2; this encodes MHHSCQEGTWLREAELKCDVSAEEIRSIMEVIAATGKFWHDWDMLKSLLSFRLKQVLAEYPEAQMVSGVESQQSSLSGETYPELVKRLDEVKWKRCYYEGKKEKWSKGHRWLEKPLLSFVEGPPFTLQRLCEILLNPKGTYTNLSKLALALEKNLLVTSTLTMCTDPYPTEVVQKPDEPDKASEVPSGQTDPVPNGVETVAGDGDEEMTDAEADENTTNTDAEMQEEKVTETSDGDSDIRSDANPSQELCTSSEQQNP
- the LOC105042241 gene encoding uncharacterized protein isoform X1, with product MENPIMENPQSATFSSTDVDHHSENMIPHHPNDEEAELKCDVSAEEIRSIMEVIAATGKFWHDWDMLKSLLSFRLKQVLAEYPEAQMVSGVESQQSSLSGETYPELVKRLDEVKWKRCYYEGKKEKWSKGHRWLEKPLLSFVEGPPFTLQRLCEILLNPKGTYTNLSKLALALEKNLLVTSTLTMCTDPYPTEVVQKPDEPDKASEVPSGQTDPVPNGVETVAGDGDEEMTDAEADENTTNTDAEMQEEKVTETSDGDSDIRSDANPSQELCTSSEQQNP
- the LOC105042241 gene encoding uncharacterized protein isoform X3, with product MENPIMENPQSATFSSTDVDHHSENMIPHHPNDEEAELKCDVSAEEIRSIMEVIAATGKFWHDWDMLKSLLSFRLKQVLAEYPEAQMVSGVESQQSSLSGETYPELVKRLDEALLSFVEGPPFTLQRLCEILLNPKGTYTNLSKLALALEKNLLVTSTLTMCTDPYPTEVVQKPDEPDKASEVPSGQTDPVPNGVETVAGDGDEEMTDAEADENTTNTDAEMQEEKVTETSDGDSDIRSDANPSQELCTSSEQQNP